A genomic region of Bosea sp. 124 contains the following coding sequences:
- a CDS encoding amidohydrolase family protein: MRQITAGQAFDARRSLSDVTLTLAGDRIASLSPATATAQDDVVVLPALVNAHDHARSIRTSSVGGFGKPLELWLHRLPLFAPVDPYLATLAPLGRAALGGQGAVMIHHVRPMGLTDLPTEAAAMARAARDVGVRIAFGVGMRDQNPLVYGDHGPVLAELDPVTRAEIETRYLAPMLPIAEQIARVDAVADAIAGPMVDVQYAPNGPQWGSDALWEAIAEASARTGRRVTTHLFETKYQRDWADRTYPGGLVKRWKEIGLLSPRLTLAHCVWARPDELEMIAEAGCIIASNTSSNLALRSGLAPVAEMVRRGCKVALGVDGQAFDEDDDALRELRLLWSLHGGWGFDTELLPRDVLAMALENGRIALGAPAGGQLAEGQAADLLILDRAALDDDALTPVDPLDLLFARASRRHIRELIVAGRSIVSQGRVQGVDLDAVHDELRGIYRAGIEERAGLAAALPPLENAVRRYYLSRLGCC; encoded by the coding sequence TTGCGCCAGATCACTGCCGGACAGGCCTTCGACGCGCGCCGGAGCCTGTCGGATGTCACCCTCACGCTGGCCGGGGACCGGATCGCCTCGCTCTCGCCCGCCACGGCCACGGCGCAAGACGACGTCGTGGTTCTGCCCGCCCTTGTCAACGCCCATGACCACGCCCGCTCGATCAGGACGAGTTCGGTCGGCGGCTTCGGCAAGCCGCTCGAACTCTGGCTGCATCGGCTTCCGCTGTTTGCACCCGTAGACCCCTATCTCGCGACGTTGGCGCCGCTCGGCCGCGCCGCGCTCGGCGGGCAGGGCGCGGTGATGATCCACCATGTCCGGCCGATGGGCCTGACCGACCTGCCCACCGAGGCAGCTGCGATGGCGCGCGCCGCCCGCGATGTCGGTGTCCGCATCGCCTTCGGCGTCGGCATGCGCGACCAGAACCCACTGGTCTATGGCGACCACGGTCCGGTGCTGGCGGAACTCGACCCCGTCACCCGCGCCGAGATCGAGACGCGCTATCTCGCGCCGATGTTGCCCATCGCCGAGCAGATCGCCCGTGTTGATGCGGTCGCGGATGCCATCGCCGGCCCGATGGTCGATGTGCAATATGCGCCGAATGGCCCGCAATGGGGCTCGGATGCGCTCTGGGAAGCGATCGCCGAGGCCTCGGCCCGTACCGGGCGCCGCGTCACCACCCATCTCTTCGAGACGAAATACCAGCGTGACTGGGCCGATCGCACCTATCCGGGTGGACTCGTCAAGCGCTGGAAGGAGATCGGCCTGCTCTCGCCCCGCCTGACGCTGGCCCATTGCGTCTGGGCCCGTCCCGATGAGCTCGAGATGATCGCGGAGGCCGGCTGCATCATCGCCAGCAACACCTCGTCCAACCTCGCTCTGCGCTCCGGCCTCGCGCCCGTCGCCGAAATGGTCCGGCGCGGCTGCAAGGTCGCGCTCGGTGTCGACGGACAGGCCTTCGACGAGGATGACGACGCACTGCGCGAACTGCGCCTGCTCTGGTCGCTGCATGGCGGCTGGGGCTTCGACACCGAGCTCTTGCCCCGCGATGTCCTCGCCATGGCACTGGAGAACGGCCGCATCGCGCTGGGCGCGCCGGCGGGCGGACAGCTCGCGGAAGGGCAGGCGGCCGATCTGCTGATCCTCGACCGTGCGGCGCTCGACGATGATGCGCTGACGCCGGTCGATCCGCTCGATCTGCTGTTCGCCCGCGCCAGCCGCCGCCATATCCGCGAGCTGATCGTCGCCGGCCGCAGCATCGTCAGCCAGGGCCGCGTGCAGGGCGTCGATCTCGACGCGGTGCATGACGAATTGCGTGGCATCTACCGGGCCGGAATCGAGGAACGCGCTGGCCTCGCAGCCGCCCTGCCGCCGCTGGAGAACGCGGTGCGCCGGTACTACCTCTCCCGCCTCGGCTGCTGCTGA
- a CDS encoding acetamidase/formamidase family protein, giving the protein MSHHLKPSPETCHWGYFDARVPPALTIASGETVTIESVSGTVEVLPPAGFHVPPELLAIHAAQKGPPFGPHILTGAVAVEGAEPGDVLQIDIEAVSLRQDWGYNLNRPLAGTLPDDFPHFHLMNIPLDAKRMVGTMPWGLELPLAPFFGVMGVAPPPEWGRCTSIIPRAFGGNLDNKELVAGTTLYLPVFVPGALFSVGDGHGVQGDGEVNVTAIETALSGSFRLTVRKDLRFTYPRAETPTHVITCGMDPDLDRCAEKALRDMIVLIVERTGITREQAYGLCSMAADLRVTQTVNQHKGVHCMLNKRLLSPAG; this is encoded by the coding sequence ATGTCACATCACCTGAAGCCCTCGCCCGAAACCTGCCATTGGGGCTATTTCGATGCGCGCGTCCCGCCTGCCCTGACGATCGCCAGCGGGGAGACGGTAACGATCGAATCCGTCAGCGGCACAGTCGAGGTGCTGCCACCGGCAGGCTTCCATGTTCCGCCGGAACTGCTTGCGATCCACGCCGCGCAGAAGGGGCCGCCCTTCGGGCCGCATATCCTGACCGGGGCCGTCGCGGTGGAAGGCGCAGAGCCTGGCGACGTGCTGCAGATCGACATCGAGGCGGTCTCGCTCCGCCAGGACTGGGGCTATAACCTCAACCGGCCGCTTGCCGGCACGCTGCCGGACGACTTCCCCCACTTCCACCTGATGAACATCCCGCTCGACGCAAAGCGGATGGTGGGGACGATGCCCTGGGGGCTGGAACTGCCGCTGGCTCCGTTCTTCGGTGTGATGGGTGTCGCCCCGCCGCCGGAATGGGGGCGCTGCACCTCGATCATCCCGCGCGCCTTCGGCGGCAACCTCGACAACAAGGAGCTGGTCGCCGGAACGACGCTCTACTTGCCGGTCTTCGTTCCCGGCGCGCTGTTCTCGGTCGGCGACGGCCATGGCGTGCAGGGCGATGGCGAGGTCAACGTCACCGCGATCGAGACCGCCCTGTCAGGCAGCTTCCGGCTGACCGTCCGCAAGGATCTGCGCTTCACCTATCCGCGCGCCGAGACGCCGACCCATGTCATCACCTGCGGCATGGACCCCGATCTCGACCGCTGCGCCGAAAAAGCGTTGCGCGACATGATCGTACTGATCGTCGAGCGCACTGGCATCACGCGCGAGCAGGCCTATGGCCTGTGCTCGATGGCGGCCGATCTGCGCGTCACCCAAACAGTGAACCAGCACAAGGGCGTGCACTGCATGCTGAACAAGCGCCTGCTGTCCCCCGCCGGCTAA
- a CDS encoding MucR family transcriptional regulator, with translation MPDNNEELLDLTTSIVSAYVARNNVPRADLAELIGSVHASLAKLGGEPEAPAAAPLVPAVSIRKSVTPDAIICLEDGKSFKSLKRHLSSKYDLTPEQYRAKWGLPADYPMVAPAYAEARSALAKSMGLGRKAAAPEPAAKPKRAPRAKA, from the coding sequence ATGCCAGACAATAACGAAGAGCTTCTCGATCTGACGACCTCGATCGTGTCCGCTTATGTCGCCCGCAACAATGTCCCGCGCGCCGACCTCGCCGAACTGATCGGGAGTGTTCACGCATCGCTCGCCAAGCTCGGTGGAGAGCCCGAGGCGCCGGCCGCCGCGCCGCTGGTTCCGGCCGTGTCGATCCGCAAATCCGTGACCCCGGACGCGATCATCTGCCTCGAGGACGGCAAGTCGTTCAAGTCGCTGAAGCGTCACCTGAGCAGCAAGTATGATCTGACGCCTGAGCAGTATCGCGCGAAATGGGGTCTCCCGGCCGATTACCCGATGGTCGCTCCGGCTTACGCAGAGGCACGCTCGGCATTGGCCAAGTCGATGGGGCTGGGCCGCAAGGCCGCCGCTCCCGAGCCTGCTGCGAAGCCGAAGCGCGCTCCCCGCGCTAAGGCCTGA
- a CDS encoding chemotaxis response regulator protein-glutamate methylesterase, with translation MSRKPIRVLIVDDSASVRQVLSSILSEDPDIEIMGTAADAFAAARRLQNELPDVMILDIEMPGMDGLTFLRKIMAQRPIPVIICSTLTEAGSKALFDALEAGAVDVLPKPRIDTRLALMETADRLRHAVRAASQAKLRPREPRMQIEKKLTADAILPPPVLGRVRHATDRIVCIGISTGGTETLREVLEQLPANCPGIAIVQHMPEKFTLAFARRLNGICAMEIKEAEDGDEVSTGRVLIAPGNRHMLLQRVGQQYRIAIKDGPHVSRHRPSVDVLFRSAAQYAGANALGIIMTGMGDDGARGLLEMRKAGARTLAQDAESCVVFGMPKEAIDLGAAERIVKLSRVPQEIMAWPQATVVAGGENARSV, from the coding sequence ATGAGCCGCAAGCCCATCCGGGTTCTCATCGTCGACGATTCCGCCTCGGTGCGTCAGGTCCTCAGCTCGATCCTGAGCGAGGACCCCGACATCGAGATCATGGGTACGGCCGCCGATGCCTTCGCCGCCGCGCGCCGCCTGCAGAACGAGCTGCCCGATGTCATGATTCTCGACATCGAGATGCCGGGCATGGACGGGCTGACCTTCCTGCGCAAGATCATGGCGCAGCGTCCGATCCCCGTGATCATCTGCTCGACCCTGACCGAAGCCGGTTCCAAGGCGCTGTTCGATGCGCTCGAGGCCGGCGCGGTCGATGTCCTGCCGAAGCCGCGCATCGACACTCGCCTGGCGCTGATGGAGACAGCCGACCGGCTTCGCCATGCGGTGAGGGCGGCCTCGCAGGCCAAGCTGCGGCCGCGCGAGCCGCGCATGCAGATCGAGAAGAAGCTGACGGCGGACGCGATCCTGCCGCCGCCGGTGCTCGGCCGCGTCCGGCATGCGACGGACCGGATCGTCTGCATCGGCATCTCGACGGGCGGCACCGAAACCCTGCGCGAGGTCCTCGAGCAATTGCCGGCCAACTGCCCTGGCATCGCCATCGTCCAGCACATGCCGGAGAAGTTCACGCTCGCCTTCGCGCGGCGCCTCAACGGCATCTGTGCGATGGAGATCAAGGAGGCCGAGGACGGTGACGAGGTCTCGACCGGCCGCGTCCTGATCGCGCCGGGCAACCGTCACATGTTGCTGCAGCGTGTCGGCCAGCAATACCGCATCGCGATCAAGGACGGCCCGCATGTCTCGCGCCACCGTCCCTCTGTCGACGTGCTTTTCCGCTCGGCGGCGCAATATGCCGGCGCCAACGCGCTCGGCATCATCATGACCGGCATGGGCGACGACGGCGCGCGCGGCCTGCTCGAGATGCGCAAGGCCGGCGCCCGCACGCTGGCGCAAGACGCCGAGAGCTGTGTCGTCTTCGGCATGCCGAAGGAGGCGATCGATCTCGGCGCCGCCGAACGGATCGTCAAGCTCTCGCGTGTACCGCAGGAGATCATGGCGTGGCCCCAGGCGACGGTCGTGGCAGGGGGCGAGAATGCGCGCAGCGTTTGA
- a CDS encoding protein-glutamate O-methyltransferase — MKPSLPETYDHLADKHFVAIAKVIETRVGIKLPQTKRTMVEGRLRKRVRALSLSGLHAYGAHLFERGGLDDELVHLIDCVTTNKTDFFREPSHFEFLRDVAVPQLTQRHGGRLPNLKVWSAASSTGAEAYTAAMVLQDLVAAGKVARFSILGTDISTEVLREARSAIYPRDFVAPVPAPMQQRYLMRSKDPRDDVVRITPELRRQVNFERLNLMDDAYPFDRDVDVIFCRNVLIYFDKPTQQAVLSRLASHLRPGGYLMLGHSESMAGSGVGGLQSIVPTVYQAGTAAMGRSAA; from the coding sequence ACGACCATCTTGCCGACAAGCACTTCGTCGCCATCGCGAAGGTCATCGAGACGCGCGTCGGCATCAAGCTGCCGCAGACCAAGCGCACCATGGTGGAGGGCAGGCTGCGCAAGCGCGTGCGAGCCCTCAGCCTGTCGGGGCTCCATGCCTATGGGGCGCATCTGTTCGAGCGCGGCGGGCTCGATGACGAGCTGGTCCATCTGATCGACTGCGTCACGACCAACAAGACCGACTTCTTCCGCGAGCCGAGCCATTTCGAATTCCTGCGCGACGTCGCCGTGCCGCAGCTCACGCAGCGCCATGGCGGGCGCCTGCCGAATCTGAAGGTCTGGAGTGCTGCGTCCTCGACCGGCGCGGAGGCCTACACGGCCGCGATGGTGCTGCAGGATCTGGTCGCTGCCGGCAAGGTCGCGCGCTTCTCGATCCTGGGCACGGATATCTCGACCGAGGTGCTGCGCGAGGCGCGCTCGGCGATCTATCCGCGCGACTTCGTCGCCCCGGTGCCGGCGCCGATGCAGCAGCGCTACCTGATGCGCTCGAAGGACCCCCGCGACGATGTCGTCCGGATCACGCCGGAGCTCCGCCGGCAGGTCAATTTCGAACGGCTCAACCTGATGGACGATGCCTATCCCTTCGACCGAGACGTCGACGTGATCTTCTGCCGCAATGTGCTGATCTATTTCGACAAGCCGACCCAGCAGGCGGTGCTGTCGCGGCTCGCCTCGCATCTGCGCCCGGGTGGCTATCTGATGCTCGGCCATTCGGAATCGATGGCCGGATCCGGCGTGGGCGGGCTGCAATCGATCGTGCCGACGGTCTATCAGGCCGGTACGGCCGCCATGGGGAGATCGGCAGCATGA